gtttggaaCTTTTATGGTGAAAACATGACCTTTAAATGCAAAAGGGAATTTACAGGCTGCTCAGTTCACCTTGTCtaatttttcatgcagtgtcccCTGGCTGCACATTGAGTCTCCAACCCTCAATGAACAGGATGACTTTTACAGGAGGTGATCTGTgattattatttaaattatttcatGATGTTTCTGAGTCGAATCATATAAAGAGAACAACAGCGGGCCTTGAATGTAGCTCTGAGGAACACCACGTCAACATTGGCTGATTAGCTGTCATGAGCAGACACTGTTTAAGAGCTGGGGTCGACTCAGTTAACTCTAATTTAAATTTTAGACTAAAATTTGTTGCATTTctagcaggcagctgtttttataaacacactgtgtttcactgtttgctGGATGGTCaccacaaaatgtcaaatagaGCCCGAGAAGAATTCATGTCTAACTCATCTTGTAGCCAGAAACACATCGTCATAGAACTTTGAATGTtgccttatttttttttttgtttttaattttttttttttctatgaaaagaccaaaaccaacaacgAACTCTCCGGATGTCtgtattatatcaccaatgtgtttgaaatatacttaaatattcttaaaatgaagtgaaacaaaggTACACTTTATTTCAACTAAAAGTATTTGCAACGTAGTATACATTTAAAGGTACATTTAAGTGCAATTTATAATACACTTACaataatgaacacattttgtaagtactttgaaataccactttaagtaATGCAGAATGAGTATTTTTTAAAAGCATACTTCAAATTAAgcacaaaagtaaaagtgtatTTATAGTGATTTTTCTATGcttaaattatatttctaatacactAAATTATACTACTTCCAGAGCTTAAAAATAGTAAAGTAAATCTTTAAATACACCACATAATTAAAATCTGCTGAAGCTCGAGTGAAAACAACATTGATCCAACCAATTTTAAGCACTCTGCTGCAAAACAACATAACGCAGTATATGGACCAACAGGTGTGGACGCTGTGTTTACACATGAGCAATAATCTCGTATGAAATGCATACTGGGCGCGTATTGAGTGTCCAGTTTTATTCACGGAGTGCATCACACAATCTCCTGCATCATCCTGCAGCAACGGTTCCAGATCAGACACAGTACACTATGTTTCCTCATGTGGGACGAAAGAAGAGCCCCCACTGGGTCAGGCCAGGGGTCAAGGCTGGAGCAGCTCCCCGTGTCTCTTTTCACTGCAGCTGGCTTTGGATTTTACTGCCTAGAAGTACGCAGGAATGTTCACGTCTTGGTTTTCTGAGGGACATAAGGTTTTATTGCACCTCGGACGCCATTTCTGTCCCTTGTTTGGCAGCTATGCAGCGTGGCAACAAGTGCTTGCGTGCCCCCTGGGAGAGACTGGTtggaagaagctgaagaagaggagggtaaGGTACTAAAACAGACCAACAGGAGACCAAACAGCAGCGAGACAGTGAAGAGGAGAAGTAAAAGATATCACAGCGGCAAAAACGAAGACAGGTAAGCAGGAAAAGCGCTTAAACCAGAAGGACCAGGAGTCTCTCTGGGTGATATTGCATATTgcatactatcacctgttagcATTTACTAATTAGCAGTGAACACACAGCGCagcaggggctgatgggaatggcATCAGTTTTGCAGGTCGGCTGTTTGGTCAAAAGTATTTGACAATTTTGAATTCTACAAATGATGGTTTTGACCGGATGATGGCTCCAGATTAAAAGTTAAAGCATCACCATTACCGTTCTTCCCGAGGGCGTCGTGAACATGTAGACCAACTttaagacatttcactgaaagccacaaatgtcaacctgaaGGTGCAGCGAGAGATACATCACTCAGGAACCATGAATAACACACAGTGTAGCTCAAAGTGAAAGCCAGAAGGCCACCAAAGTCAGATGGACTCCTTTGGGGAACATGAATGACACTAAAATCTTATGGCATTCCACCcagtatttattttatatacTTCAGTGGCTGACTGACCAGCACACCAGCACCGCTGTCCTATAAGCTTGTTAGCATGACAGATTCTTCCTCAGTTACCTgctcctccctcttttcctctctatAAAACCAGAACATGACAGGGACAGACATCGATCCCTGAGGGATACCACACAAACAGCGCCCGGAGAAGGCCGAGCTCCTCATGCCAGTTTTTAAAGCAGTCTAAAGTAGCACGTTCTGTTGGACCGGGGCCTCTAAGCTTCTACGCTCTTATCTCCGGCTGGTGAGTGGTGAATGCTGGAGGATCTTAAGTGAGTGACAACGGCCCTGCAGGTTGTCAGCAGGATTGAGTCGTCCTCAGCGCTGATTTACAGTTGATCAGAGACAGCTGAGGCAGCATGgagcgagagggaggaggggaagccTGATCTGGAACGGCTCATGCTCCTTCATATTGTTGGCTATAAAAAGCAAAACCTTGGCATCTCATACGCCAGTGCACCAACACGTGTAGATATTACAGTACAAAACAGgccaaacatttgaaaaacatttttaaaaaaagagttttttGTGAAAGGAAAACTTTCTCCTACTTGGAAAAGTGCAGCTAAATGCAAATATTCAAATCTGGCAACTGTGGGTGGACATTTAACGCCTGTAGCAAATGCAAAAAAGACATATTggagtggaggagggggtgatgaaaagatgaataaGGAATAActcagagtgagagagggacCCCCTCTGTGCATGGCATGTCTGCTATTTGTGGAAGGGACGGGGGGAGGTTATCTTTGCATTGGATTTGCCACCGCAGGCTGCAAGCTTGTTGACGTGCTGTTGTCGAGATGCCCCATGCATTTAGCTACTGGAATGCAAAGACGCAGCTTGTAAGAAATATTCTATATTTCTCTCACCGTGAGACTAAAACCAGCATGATCTGATCCTACGAACAGATCTCGATGTGGCTCATTCCTTTGTTGTCCGGAAACTGTTAcgagtgagccacactgttgcactggtcGCATTATATTCCATGGTCACATTAGTGTATTTTGAGCCTATCCCACATACAGCTGCTGCGGAAAAACGAGAATGCTaaatgctgaaaatagtcccacaAAACATGCGCTATtgcctcctgtttgagtaatggTTGCTAAAAGCTACAGCACATTACCCACATAGCACTTTTAGAAATTCAGCTtttatttgtactgtttttaagGTTTAGGCCTTCAGaaggaaccaatgggcttggagctgagagccacagttATTAGAAATCTTCTGTCCTGGTGAAAGAGagatttttttaataaaagcaaAACCTTTTCCAAACATCATCCGTGTATTTCTATGTCGGCTACTATGCTCTATAGATACAATCTTTTCTTGTTTATATTCTACTTTCCTTTGCCTTATCAAGTGACTGCTCCAAAAACCTAATTTCCACAGAGGGGCCATCATAGTTTCATGTTATCTTCTCGCCCCTCTGGAAGCTGCCCTTCTGGCTGGGGGGTCGTAACTAAGCCTTTTCCAAAAGGCCAGGGAAAGCCCTGGAGATAGAGACACCAGTGGGTTTGTGGGTTGGAGGGATGTAACACTATGTATAGCTTTGAAAACAGAGAAGGAATCAGGGTAAAACCTTTGCACTGGCGGGTCGAGGCCTATGGAGGAAGGAGGGTTTGAATACCAGGCAGAGCGCAGGGAGGAGAAATCACAAAGGAGGACACTGAGGAGTTTTTGAGCTTCGCTCTCAGGGATCAGGTTCTTCATTCAGGTGCAGCGACAGATCTCGTAAGTTTTAACGCTCCACTGACTTTATTTAAATCACTTTACTCACACTGGTGTGACGTTAATGGAGTTGCGTGCTTGGATGTACAAGGTTTTTTGTCTTGTTAGTAAGGGTTGGCAGTGAAGGTCGATTATGAGTCTGTCGGTCCAGTTTGATCTAGAATGAATCTCgacaattattggatggatttctgTGACATTTGGTGCAGACTTTTGGTCCCTGGAGGATGAATGCCATTGACACGCTGATTTTTTACTGGAAAAAAACTTGTAAGACGCAAACATTCAGCACATTCAGGGAAATTCTGTCATTAGAAAACTACATAAGCTCTAAATAAACATACATTTTGTGAGCAAtaactaatgctaatgctatgaatgaatgaataatgaatgagcATTTTCTGGTTTGGTGATAAACATGAACCATCCCTCATAGAGTTAATCAGACATGTTAATGAGCCATAGACCTAGATTCTGATGTGCCGACATCTTACAGCACAGCTGCTTAAAAAACTAAATATGCAGACAGTCTGGATATATAAAATCCCAGAAGATCCCAGACAGTGCAGGgtttacatttacattcacGCTGCCTTGTTTACTgactcctctgtctttctttgtcttatcTGTGCAGCAAACAGACCTGCAGAGTCTGAAGCAGAGGGAGCACAATATGGTCACAGAGCCCAGTGTGTACAGCAACACTATGGGCATTCAGGACAACGATTGCAGTTCTTGGAGAGGTAATcttattttttgtcttcataTTTAGTGGAGCAGGAGTATCTTGACAAGATGCGCAGAAAGAAGAGCATTTTTCCCTCCAGAAGTGAATTAATTTTGGTCTTTCTCTTTGCTGGCAGACAATGAGGACCCCAACGCGGACGTCCAAGCTGACAAAAAGCCCGAAAGCTTCAACCAACACACGCTCAGCACCCCGACAGTAACTGGCAACCCGGTACaattctcttcctcctcattatCTATGATTTTGTTAAATCATCTGCTATCAGCTTTTGTGAGAGTTCACATCTTGAGCTTTACAGCTCGGCTTCAGATGTGAGCGTGTGAGATTGCTCTTCTTGGTGGTTTCCAGTCCTGACGTCCTTCTTGTCaccctgtctttctctttccacactgtCCGTCTCGTCGACCTTTACGTATCGAAACACAACCATCCACACCACACGCTTCATCGCTTCATCTCCCATCCGTCGCCTGTCGGCACACTCGACTCAGCCGGCCGAATCACCTTTTCTTGGTGACAATGCTGTCAACGCTGAGGATGATGGAGTGAAGAGGAGTCCCAAAGGAAAGAGCTGTGAGGACGATGAAGAGGGCCACCTGGCCTACCACGTCGGCCTCCTGATGAAAGAAAGATGTACTTGACACCAACcttttgtcttcagtgtctTTTCCGTCCGTGTCGTAGCGTTCATGTTTTGAGTTTCTAACAGGGCAGCCTGAAGGTAACACGCACAACATCAGCAACTCCAGGAATACTTTCAGCCGCCGTGTCAcgtcttttcatttgtttgtgcagAAACGTTGGCTGTTAGTTAGTAGTTGACATTGCTGCCTTCACCGCTGACCCAAATCTatgcctgtctgtcctcctcagacGAGGTGGTGCTCACGCTGGGAACAGGAGCCTTTGGGAAAGTGGTGGAGTGTATTGATAGACACACGTAAGCACGCATGCTGACTGAACCTTCACCTCCCAACTGTGGGGTGGCCGATGCTGTCCATCCATCATGACGACATCCTGAGTTTTCACTTGCAGTCTGTGTGCACCAACAGAGAGGAGCGCGTAGCCGTGAAGATTGTGAAGAACATTGACTCTTTCCGTGAAGTGGCGAGGTCTGAGATCGCAGTGCTGGAGGAGATCAACAGCCTGGATGACGATAACAGATTGTGAGTGCacggcagcagcacagactcaCATGTCCTTTACCTGAATTCTTCAGCTTTTCAGATGCCTCATGTTCATGAATCACTGACTCTCTACCGCCAGTGCCTGTGTGAGGATGCTGGACTGGTTCGAGCACGAAGGCCACATCTGCATCGTGTTCGAGCTGCTCGGCCTCAGCACCTTCGAGTTCCTCCGGCAGAACAAGTTCCTGCCGTTCAGCGTGAAGCAGATCAGACACATGGCCTTCCAGATCTTCAGAGCCGTCTGCTGTGAGTCAAGAGCGCAACATAAATGTCGTATTTCCATCATGTATTCCACCGTTTGAGGTTTGATTGGTCCTGTTTTAAttactgcttcttcttcttcttctgcaatggtTTAATGGCACCTGACCGAATATTAGTGCTTCCAACTGCTCACACCAATACTCCCAACTCTGTGCAGCAAtagtggatggaaacatgcaCTTTCTGGAAATTTTGTTAGGATTTGCTCCACATCTGGATGGAAACTTGATGATTTGTTGTTCACAattagaatgtgtgtgtgtgtgtgtgtgtgtgtgtgtgtgtgtgtgtgtgtgtgtgtgtgtgtgtgtgtgtgtgttcgcagtCCTGCATCGTAACAAGCTGACCCACACAGACCTGAAGCCTGAGAACATCCTGCTCGTCTGCTCTGACAACGACAATGTTGAGACGGTAAAAGTTTTGGAAGAACAAAAAATCTAACCTGTCACGCTGTCAGTTCAAGGTTtgtcatgcagtgtgtgtgtgtgtgtgtgtgtctgtgtgtgtgtgtgtgtctgaagagtgaggagaggaaTCTGAATGTGAAGGTGGTGGACTTTGGCACCGCCACATTTGACCACGAGCACCATGAATCCCTGGTGTCAACACGCCACTACCGAGCTCCGGAGGTCATACtgggtacacacacacctctctctctctaacacacacacaactatatctctctctttttctctctctcacacacatacacagaattACCACATTGGACCAGTTTAGCTGCATGTCCAGTAATCcatattttaagttttaaccgtgtgtgtgtgctcagatcTGGGCTGGAACCAGTCGTGTGACGTTTGGAGTCTGGGCTGCGTTCTCATGGAGTTTTACCTCGGACGTACACTCTTCatggtatacacacacacgcgcgcgcgtgcacgcacgcacgcacacacacacacacacacacgcacgcacgcacacacacacacacacacacacacgcacgcacgcacacacacacacaatgtgagtAACACAGTAATAagtttttctgctgtctttCAGACGCACGACAGTAAAGAACATCTGGCCATGATGGAGAAAGTTCTGGGTCCAATCCCCCCCCACCTGCTGAAGCAGAGCAggtggccacacacacacacacacacacacacacacacacacacacacacacacacacacacacacacacactccagaaGCTTGAGTGACGTTTAGGCCTCATCTACAGTGATTTTTCGATGTCAAAATGAGAGGATTGTGGACCTGCAAACAAAAGAGTGTGGCTGTTTCCTGCTTATGATTGAAGCTCAACTGCTGCAGGTGTGACTTGAAATGGAGTGCTGGTGGGGAGGGTGTTTGGACCTTACCTGCGACTAACTACTATACtacctgtgtgcgtgtgcgtgtgcagaaAGCAGCAGTACGTGCACAACGAGAGTCTGAACTGGGACGAGCACAGCCCCTCTAACGATTACATCAGGAAAAACTGTAAACCTCTCAAGGTAGACGGCATCTcagatcagccaatcagctgcagccgtgaggcagaggaggcagcaggaagTCACagtgactgtctgtgtttcagcagtGCATGCGGAGgaacactgaggaggagaggcagctgtTCGACCTGCTCAGCTGCATGCTGGAGTACGACGTCTGCAGACGGATCACCCTGGAGGAGGCGCTGTGGCACCCGTTCTTCAGCCCGCTGAGGAcgcagaagcagcagcaacgCAGctagcacgcacacacacacacacacacacacacacacacacacacacacacacacacattcaacatcTACCTTGTGCTGTAATATAAATGTTATCGTTACTAAACTGTTTGGGTTTGTAGTTGTGAGTTGAAGAGTTTCATTTACAGAGCATTCCTGTCTGTTTGAATTTTGTTCTGACATCCCATCATGAGCCAACAGTCCACCTGTCACTGTAAAAAGTCGAGTGTAATGCTGAGAAATTCCTTGTTTTCCTTCACTGATTCTTTGTCATTTTCGTTTGCAGCCTGTTAataaatattttgcattttggtGTGTCTTAATTCTGTATCATACAGTTAATTTCTACAACAGCACAACGTCAGAGGAGGGTAGAGTCGCAAAGAAAATTACATTTGGTCATCATCTCTATGACCTATTATAACATTATACTCTCCACATCCATTATACTGATCTGGGAATCTGGTGACAttactaaccctaaccctaaccctaaccctcatcTGATCGCCCGTTTTAGCCAAATTAAGACTAAATCACTTAATTTGGAGCTAAAATCCAAATTGTGGATAATACTCGCTCATAAGACTTAATAAAGCTTGCATGAAACCATTTGCCTTTAATGCATTTTGTTCCAGCCGCATGCCTTTTTTAGGtggacacacaaagaaagcagcGTGATCGTGCTGGGCGCCGCTGAAAGCCTAGACGTGTAACAGCATGACAAATGACAACGAAGCCAAATAAATTAGCTCTACCTCCAGCTCAGCCGATTAGGCTTCATGTAGACACTGCGGTCTATCAGCCTAAAGGAAATGTTCCAAACCTCTGATGTCACCTGGTGCAGCGGCCTTGTTGATACAGACTGCTGACACGTAAAGTGGACGATATTTAACAAGGTTCAAGCAGCCGAGGAAGTTTCCATGACTGAGCAGTTATCCAGCTATAAAATATTACATGTGCGACAGCGGCCACTCAGATAAGCAGCAGGCTCCTCTGTTATCTGAGATCCATCAGTTTAAAGCTACTAAATCACACGGATGTAATAAATCAGTATGAAACACAGTGGGTCTGAGGGCCAAGGCATACACTTTATATATAATGGTATGGGTTCCAGTCTGTCTCTAACCTTTGAGACATGTCATCTGTGATCTGTCCTGCCTCGTTTTCCTTGGCACAGAAGAGACAACGGAAGTCTGATGTTGAAATAcggtgattttttttatagaaaAGTTGCGGCTGAAATGTTAACTGCTAACATCATGAATTCATGAATGCACCTTCAGTTTTGGTCGTTGTGGGGTTAGGTTCAATGTCATGTGGGATCATGTTTACAACTTTGCTTTTGAGTCATAGAACAACTCAAGACAGTTGTATGACTGTAACATGTGTATCATATTATGTGGTCATGTGACGGGTGTTGTTCTAGCATAAAATGCTTTTGTTGTTCAGTCAAACCAGATGAAATCACTGCAGGACGAGCACAGAGAAGACATATATTATGTTCTTGTCAGCTCCATCcaagtgtttttctcttgaACTGAAATTTGAACTCTCTTCACGTTTTCCTGTACAGAACTATTACATCTAatgtcactgcagctgttttttggCCTATTAGTGGAGACAGCGCAGCTTCGAGCCTCCAGGTGGGCATTTCCCACGGCAGGCCGACCTTTGAGGGTCAACTTCTGTGGTGTTGGCCGGAGTGTGTCATAGCCGGGAACATCCTAGAACTGTTCCAGCAAAACAGCAATGACTAAACGTCTCATTTGAATCATGATAAGGAGTAATGCAGGAAGTGCTGAAATAACAGAGGGGATTAAGCCAGAGATAACAACGTCAGACCCACAGGTGCTTCATTGCCTGTGTCGCCGTTGGAAACGGAGTGACCAATCACCTCACCAGCACAGACAGCATCAGTTTGGTGGCTCCACATTCAGTATACAAAGCA
This region of Chaetodon trifascialis isolate fChaTrf1 chromosome 16, fChaTrf1.hap1, whole genome shotgun sequence genomic DNA includes:
- the LOC139344940 gene encoding dual specificity protein kinase CLK4-like translates to MPHAFSYWNAKTQLQTDLQSLKQREHNMVTEPSVYSNTMGIQDNDCSSWRDNEDPNADVQADKKPESFNQHTLSTPTVTGNPPAESPFLGDNAVNAEDDGVKRSPKGKSCEDDEEGHLAYHVGLLMKERYEVVLTLGTGAFGKVVECIDRHTEERVAVKIVKNIDSFREVARSEIAVLEEINSLDDDNRFACVRMLDWFEHEGHICIVFELLGLSTFEFLRQNKFLPFSVKQIRHMAFQIFRAVCFLHRNKLTHTDLKPENILLVCSDNDNVETVKSEERNLNVKVVDFGTATFDHEHHESLVSTRHYRAPEVILDLGWNQSCDVWSLGCVLMEFYLGRTLFMTHDSKEHLAMMEKVLGPIPPHLLKQSRKQQYVHNESLNWDEHSPSNDYIRKNCKPLKQCMRRNTEEERQLFDLLSCMLEYDVCRRITLEEALWHPFFSPLRTQKQQQRS